One segment of Phragmites australis chromosome 13, lpPhrAust1.1, whole genome shotgun sequence DNA contains the following:
- the LOC133888294 gene encoding probable metal-nicotianamine transporter YSL11: MSYLVSICKRWLFKRSRCNSHSPSGRTSGPYDSNRRAAKTRAPHPWQQHCTRPPATRSHRTGFQLASHIYARLLRQSRLPKRQPSQERIHTMAPGTTAAASASGGTAAHDADAVESGNLLRRLHHGRGGAGEADDGIGSAEEEAASVEQAFADKPVPSWREQLTVRAFVVGFLLSVMFNVIVMKLNLTTGIIPSLNVSASLLGFFLVRLWTAAIERMGLLKQPFTRQENTVIQTCVVSAYGLAFSGGFGSYLFGMSETIAKQATEANDAQNIKSPHLGWMIGFMFLVSFVGLFALVPLRKVMIIDYKLTYPSGTATAYLINGFHTPQGAELAKKQVRTLGKYFSLSFLWAFFQWFYTAGDDCGFSSFPALGLEAFKNKFYFDFSATYVGVGMICPYMVNVSLLLGGILSWGLMWPLISTKKGSWYPASLPASSLHGLQAYKVFITIAVILGDGLYNFLKVFSHTIEAFVLIYRNKNTNTILVSDNGTPVATTEAETFDEKRRNELFVKDQIPKTVAIGGYVIVAAITTGCLPLIIPQLKWYYILAAYIFAPVLAFCNAYGCGLTDWSLASTYGKLAIFVIGAWAGASHGGVLVGLAACGVMMSIVGTAADLMQDFKTGYMTLASPRSMFISQVIGTAMGCVIAPCIFWLFYKSFDIGASDGAYPAPYAIMYRNMAILGVDGLSLLPKNCLTLCYIFFAVAFAINLIKDRVPKKVAKFIPIPMAMAIPFYLGPYFAIDMFLGSVILFFWEWMNKADAESFGPAVASGLMCGDGIWALPQAFLSLANVKPPICMKFLSRTVNAKVDAFLGN; encoded by the exons ATGTCCTATCTCGTGTCTATCTGTAAGCGTTGGCTGTTTAAAAGATCCAGGTGCAATTCCCATTCTCCGAGCGGACGAACATCTGGACCGTACGATTCCAATCGGAGAGCTGCTAAAACCAGAGCTCCGCACCCGTGGCAACAGCACTGCACCAGGCCACCAGCCACCAGATCACATCGTACCGGATTCCAACTGGCTTCCCATATATACGCGCGCCTCCTCCGGCAGTCCCGACTCCCAAAGCGCCAACCGAGTCAGGAACGGATACACACCATGGCGCCgggcaccaccgccgccgccagcgcttCCGGCGGCACGGCCGCCCACGACGCCGACGCCGTGGAATCAGGCAACCTCCTGCGCCGCCTCCACCACGGCAGAGGCGGCGCGGGTGAGGCCGACGACGGGATCGGCAgtgccgaggaggaggcggcgtcggTGGAACAGGCGTTCGCGGACAAGCCCGTTCCGTCGTGGCGGGAGCAGCTGACGGTGCGCGCCTTCGTGGTGGGGTTCCTCCTCTCCGTCATGTTCAACGTCATCGTCATGAAGCTCAACCTCACCACCGGCATCATCCCCTCGCTCAACGTCTCCGCCAGCCTCCTCGGCTTCTTCCtcgtccgcctctggaccgccGCCATCGAGAGGATGGGACTCCTGAAGCAGCCCTTCACACGCCAGGAGAACACCGTCATCCAGACATGCGTCGTCTCCGCATACGGCCTCGCGTTCAGCG GTGGGTTTGGCAGTTATCTGTTCGGTATGAGTGAAACTATTGCTAAGCAAGCAACAGAGGCCAATGATGCTCAAAATATCAAGAGTCCGCACCTCGGATGGATGATAGGGTTTATGTTCCTCGTCAGTTTTGTTGGCCTTTTTGCTCTGGTGCCTTTGAGAAAG GTTATGATTATTGACTACAAACTGACTTACCCAAGCGGCACTGCGACCGCTTACCTCATCAATGGATTCCACACCCCCCAGGGTGCCGAGCTTGCAAA GAAGCAAGTTCGGACGTTGGGCAAGTACTTTTCGCTTAGTTTCCTTTGGGCCTTCTTTCAGTGGTTCTACACAGCTGGGGATGACTGCGGATTCAGCTCCTTCCCAGCACTTGGCCTTGAAGCTTTTAAAAACAA GTTCTATTTTGATTTCTCGGCTACCTATGTTGGTGTTGGAATGATCTGCCCCTATATGGTAAACGTGTCTCTTCTACTTGGAGGCATCCTCTCGTGGGGATTAATGTGGCCACTTATCAGCACGAAGAAAGGAAGTTGGTACCCCGCCTCTCTTCCAGCAAGCAGTCTACACGGGCTTCAGGCTTACAAG GTGTTCATAACCATAGCAGTTATTCTCGGGGATGGCCTGTACAACTTCTTAAAGGTATTTAGTCACACGATTGAAGCCTTCGTATTGATCTATAGGAACAAAAATACAAACACGATTCTTGTCTCGGACAATGGCACTCCTGTCGCTACCACTGAAGCTGAGACATTTGATGAGAAGCGCCGCAATGAACTATTCGTAAAGGATCAGATTCCCAAGACAGTTGCAATTGGGGGCTATGTCATTGTTGCAGCTATAACGACTGGTTGCCTCCCTCTCATCATCCCACAGCTCAAGTGGTACTATATTTTGGCTGCATACATCTTTGCACCTGTATTGGCCTTCTGCAATGCCTATGGATGTGGCCTAACAGATTGGTCCCTCGCCAGCACCTATGGTAAGCTTGCAATCTTTGTCATTGGTGCGTGGGCAGGTGCTTCGCATGGTGGCGTGCTTGTAGGATTAGCTGCATGCGGTGTCATGATGAGCATTGTGGGAACAGCCGCTGATCTAATGCAAGACTTCAAGACTGGGTATATGACTTTGGCCTCGCCAAGGTCCATGTTCATCAGCCAGGTGATAGGCACTGCCATGGGCTGTGTTATTGCTCCCTGCATCTTCTGGCTGTTCTACAAGTCCTTTGATATTGGAGCGAGTGATGGCGCTTACCCAGCACCTTACGCCATTATGTACCGTAACATGGCGATACTGGGTGTGGATGGCTTGTCCTTGCTTCCAAAGAACTGCCTCACACTATGCTACATCTTCTTTGCTGTTGCCTTTGCCATCAATTTGATTAAGGACCGGGTGCCGAAGAAGGTGGCGAAGTTCATCCCGATCCCCATGGCGATGGCAATTCCTTTCTACCTCGGGCCGTACTTCGCCATCGATATGTTCTTGGGTAGCGTGATACTCTTCTTCTGGGAATGGATGAACAAAGCTGATGCAGAGTCATTCGGACCAGCAGTTGCGTCGGGCTTGATGTGCGGTGACGGGATCTGGGCACTGCCCCAGGCTTTTCTTTCTCTCGCCAATGTGAAACCTCCAATTTGCATGAAGTTCTTGTCGAGGACTGTGAATGCCAAAGTGGACGCCTTCCTTGGGAACTAG
- the LOC133888295 gene encoding probable metal-nicotianamine transporter YSL12, with protein sequence MAPHATTPANGGDEETVVEEACALRHRHNATKNSGGEEGARGASSQPLAGGEEALSVERAFEDRAVPSWREQLTVRAFVVSFFLAVMFSIIVMKLNLTTGIIPSLNVSAGLLGFFFVRLWTAAIERMGLLKQPFTRQENTVIQTCVVAAYDIAFSGGFGTYLFGMSETIAKQATEANDAQNIKNPHIGWMIGFLFLASFVGLFALVPLRKIMIVDYKLTYPSGTATAYLINGFHTPEGAKLARKQVKTLGKFFLFSFFWGFFQWFYTAGDNCGFQSFPTLGLQAYKNRFYFDFSPTYVGVGMICPHIVNVSVLLGGILSWGIMWPLIGNKKGSWYSAALSEGSLHGLPGYRVFISIALILGDGLYNFVKVLIRTTAGFITMMKKNSTLPVSDNGNPITEAVSFDDERRTELFLKDQIPRSVAYGGYVAVAAISIGTLPQVFPQLKWYYILVAYIFAPVLAFCNAYGTGLTDWSLASTYGKLAIFIFGAWAGASHGGVLVGLAACGVMMSIVSTAADLMQDFKTGYLTLASPRSMFISQVIGTAMGCVISPCVFWLFYKAFTNIGISGSEYPAPYAIVYRNMAILGVDGFSSLPKNCLTLCYVFFAAAIVINLIRDLVPPKVARFIPLPMAMAIPFYIGSYFAIDMFIGTAILFAWEMVSKAKADAFAPAVASGLICGDGIWTLPQSVLALAKVKPPICMKFLSRSVNAKVDGFLGN encoded by the exons ATGGCGCCGCACGCCACCACCCCAGCCAacggcggcgacgaggagacggtggtggaggaggcatGCGCGCTCCGCCACCGCCACAACGCCACCAAGAACAGCGGCGGTGAGGAGGGGGCCAGAGGGGCCTCCTCCCAGCCGCTGGCCGGGGGGGAGGAGGCGCTGTCGGTGGAGCGGGCGTTCGAGGACAGGGCGGTGCCGTCGTGGCGGGAGCAGCTGACGGTGCGCGCCTTCGTGGTCAGCTTCTTCCTCGCCGTCATGTTCAGCATCATCGTCATGAAGCTCAACCTCACCACCGGCATCATCCCCTCGCTCAACGTCTCCGCGGGTCTCCTCGGCTTCTTCTTCGTCCGCCTTTGGACCGCCGCCATCGAGAGGATGGGCCTCCTGAAGCAGCCGTTCACGCGCCAGGAGAACACCGTCATACAGACGTGCGTCGTCGCCGCCTACGACATCGCCTTCAGCG GTGGGTTTGGCACTTACTTGTTTGGAATGAGTGAAACAATCGCCAAGCAAGCGACAGAGGCTAATGATGCTCAGAATATCAAGAATCCGCACATAGGATGGATGATAGGATTTCTCTTCCTTGCCAGTTTTGTTGGGCTATTTGCTCTTGTGCCCCTGAGAAAA ATTATGATTGTCGACTACAAGCTCACCTATCCAAGTGGAACTGCAACTGCTTATCTTATCAATGGTTTCCACACGCCGGAGGGTGCCAAGCTTGCAAG GAAACAAGTAAAAACACTAGGAAAATTCTTTCTGTTTAGCTTCTTTTGGGGCTTTTTCCAGTGGTTCTATACTGCTGGAGATAATTGTGGATTCCAGAGCTTCCCTACATTAGGCCTTCAAGCTTATAAGAACAG GTTTTACTTCGATTTCTCTCCTACCTATGTTGGAGTTGGGATGATTTGCCCGCACATTGTGAATGTATCTGTTCTTTTGGGAGGCATCCTGTCGTGGGGAATAATGTGGCCTCTAATCGGCAACAAAAAAGGGAGTTGGTACTCTGCCGCTCTCTCAGAAGGCAGTCTCCATGGGTTGCCGGGTTACAGG GTTTTTATATCCATTGCGTTGATTCTTGGGGATGGCCTGTACAACTTCGTGAAGGTGCTAATTCGCACCACTGCAGGCTTTATAACAATGATGAAGAAAAACAGCACCCTTCCAGTTTCAGACAATGGCAACCCCATCACTGAAGCTGTTTCCTTCGATGACGAGCGCCGCACCGAGCTGTTCCTGAAAGATCAGATCCCCAGATCAGTTGCCTATGGAGGGTACGTTGCTGTCGCTGCCATCTCAATTGGCACCCTTCCTCAGGTCTTCCCGCAGCTCAAGTGGTACTACATCCTGGTGGCGTACATCTTTGCGCCTGTGCTGGCCTTCTGCAACGCCTACGGGACCGGCCTCACTGACTGGTCCCTCGCGTCCACCTACGGCAAGCTCGCGATCTTCATCTTtggcgcgtgggctggcgcTTCTCACGGTGGCGTTCTCGTCGGGCTCGCCGCCTGTGGCGTGATGATGAGCATCGTGTCCACCGCCGCCGACCTGATGCAGGACTTCAAGACCGGGTACCTGACCCTGGCGTCGCCGAGGTCGATGTTCATCAGCCAGGTGATCGGCACCGCGATGGGCTGCGTCATCTCACCCTGCGTCTTCTGGCTCTTCTACAAGGCCTTCACCAACATCGGCATCAGCGGCAGCGAGTACCCGGCGCCGTACGCCATCGTGTACCGGAACATGGCCATCCTCGGCGTCGACGGCTTCTCCTCGCTCCCCAAGAACTGCCTCACCCTCTGCTACGTCTTCTTCGCGGCGGCGATCGTCATCAACCTGATCAGGGACCTGGTGCCGCCCAAGGTCGCCAGGTTCATCCCACTCCCGATGGCGATGGCGATACCGTTCTACATCGGGTCGTACTTCGCCATCGACATGTTCATCGGCACCGCGATCCTCTTCGCGTGGGAGATGGTGAGCAAGGCCAAAGCGGACGCTTTTGCACCTGCGGTCGCCTCGGGGTTGATCTGCGGCGACGGCATCTGGACCTTGCCGCAGTCGGTCCTGGCGCTTGCCAAGGTGAAGCCGCCGATCTGCATGAAGTTTCTGTCCAGATCGGTGAATGCCAAGGTGGATGGCTTCCTGGGAAATTAG